In Camelus dromedarius isolate mCamDro1 chromosome 4, mCamDro1.pat, whole genome shotgun sequence, the DNA window GTAGACCAGGCCTCCATCAAGCCAGCCACCTTGGAGGACAAGTCAGGGTCTGGAGACAAGGACAAGCATGAAGCTGCTGCAGGGCATGGCCAGGAGCCCAAGGAGGCCACCACCCTGCTTGATCACCCGGCCCCAGACGCACTGCAAACATCCATGGGCCTCCAGGACTCAGTGCAGAATGGACCGGGGCAAGATTCAAGGATGACTCAGGGTCCTCAGGTTTTCCAACAAGACTCCCTGATTAAGGAAGAGACACCACAAACAGCGGGGGTCCCAGGTAGGGGgcaggaactagctccatctaCCCCAAGTGCTCAGGTACAGTCCCCCCAAAATGTGGAGGCTCAGCCCGTTCTGAGCACTGCGGATGCCAACAGCCAGCCTGACACTCGGGCCTCTGACACCGCTGAAGCTGTTGAGAAACCTGAGGATCTGGAAGCCTTGAACCCTGACACTTACGCTTTGCCATCAGCCCCCACTTTGCCTGGGCCCCGAAGGGTGGCTCTGGGGAGGAGGCCCACAGACTACGAGGCCAGCGAGAACAATTATATGCGCTCCATGACCAGCCTGTTGGGCGGGGGCGAGGGGTCCTTCAGCTCGCTGGCAGACATCCTGGTGTGGTCTGAGACCACCATGAGCATGGCCACAGGCATCCTGGCCTCTGGCCGCGGCTCCATGACAGACCTGCTGCACACCACGGGGcccggcctgcactctgtctccAGCATCCTAGGGAGCGCCAGCTCCGCCTTCTCCTCTGGGCTGGCAGAAGGGACCATCTCAGCCCTGCGCACCGTCACCCACATCCTGGAATCAGTGGAGCGGAGGACCATGGAGGGCATCCGCTCAGCCGTGCGCTACCTGACCAGCCACCTCACCCCAAGCCAGGCCCAGGCCAGCCCCAACCTCAACTAGATCCTGCACTCCACGACCTTCCAAGACCCCAGGGACACTCATGTCCTGCTATCTTGCCCACCCTGCCCTGGACGGCTCTCCCCAAACTGGGCAATAAATCACCAGTCAGCGTTTATTTTCCAAGCGCCAGCCTCATCCCTTGTTTGTGCAGTGGGCacaggatggagggagaggagggggcgggggtgttctggaaacagaaaagtgtctcctgaggGCTTCTTGGGTTGTCCCTTTCAGGGGTTAGGGGCCAAAGTACAGAAAGACAAGAGCCTGGGCAGGTCTGAGAGGCCAGGCGTGGAGGGTTCAGACCTGCAAAAATTGATCCTGGGTGGACCTCCAACCAGGCAAGTGCATTTCTGGGGAGCTGAAACCTGACCCTTCCCCGGGGCGTCACGCTCAGGCCACCCTGCTGCGCCCTCTGGGAGTGGGGTTGAGCACAGAGCAAGACCAATGTAGGCTCAAATCCCAGCAAGGCTACTGGCCGTGGACCAATCACTTCACTCTCTGCAACACCAACTCTCATCTATAGAACAGGTAACAAATCCACACCATGAAGATGTTATGAGACGTGAGGGAAACAATGCAGCTCCTAACACATGATGTCTGGTACTTAATAAGCTCACATATTTCAGCTGCCATGATGACTGTCCACCAGTGGGCTGGGGACATGGTGGGAAGAGGGATAGGATCTAGCCAGGGTGACGAACCGTCCCAGCTGGCCTGGGACTAAGAGGGTTCTTGGGATGTGGGACTTTGAGATTCAAAACCAGGCAAACCAGGACAAGTTGGTCACCCTAGACCCAGGTCTCTACatgctttttactcttttttgtgatttttgtccattttggaAAGGGAGCTTTGGAAAGCCGCCAGCCTACCCTCTGGCTGGACACAGTGCATCTGGCAGCCTGATGTGGTGAGTGACGCTCCAACACCAGCCCTGACTCCTGCCCTCAGCTGACGCCTTACATAGGTCACACCCCACACACCTTCATGCTGCAGCCCTGGCTGTGAATTTGTTCATTCGTGCATTCCTCATTCCCCGCAGAATCTCCAAATTCTTGGCTGAAACCATAACACTGATGGATTTATTTGCCCCACATAGTGTTTCTTAAGTTGTGAATTAGTTACCAACATTTCAAAGCCaggagattttaaataaaaatacggATTTCTGCTTCTCTTGAAAACCTAAGAACCTTATTTCTTCAGGGCAACTGGCAGCGGAGCTGACCCCTTAGAAGGAGCTACATGGTCTACATCAGTACTGAGGTCACCTGCCTGACCACAGAGGCACGCGTTTACCTCCCTTCCTGGGCCAGCAAATGGCTCATGTGAGGAAGTCTGATGCCCAGGGATCCCAAGgggatgaaaagacaacccagtgTGTCCACCCCCTTCCCTCAAGGAGCTGCCACTTTCTGTAAGTGAGTCGTGAACTGTCCCCATGTAGTGAAAGCAAAGAATTCAGAGGAGTGAGACTGACAGTTCAGATCCCAGTATCAGGGCCTCCTTGAGTCAAACctaaaaggagaggagagatggtGTCCCCAACAGAGGTGTCGACAACGAAAGCCGAGGCAGGCGTGATGGGTGCTTGGTTGGGGAGGGAGGCCAAGCAGCTGAACTTGGCCGGAGCCCAGAGCAGAGAACAGGTGATAGAGTTGCCAGGGTGAACCCCAAACACTTTCAACCAATATTTGTTTAGACAGGTAAGTGCCACTATGCTCCAGGCAATGCTAGATACTGCGACTGCAAAGTGAATGAAAGTtggaaataacagaaacaaagctcagaaagagaaagaaaaataccatatgatatctctcatatgtggaattgcaaaaaaaaaaaaaggacaaatgaatttacaaaacagaaacagactcacagacatagaaaacaaacttatggttactgagggggagggggtgggaagggataaattgagagttctagatttgcagatactgactggtatatataaaatagataaacaagtttatactgtatagcacagggaactatactcaatatcttgtagcttatggtgaaaaagaatatgaaaacgaatatatgtatattaatgcATGACCGAAgaggcactgtgctgtacaccagaaactgacacaacattgtaaactgactatacttcaattaaaaaaaaaaagacaaaaaaaaaaaaaaagaaagaaaccaagctTAACCCAGATTAGCGGAAGGATTAGCCAGCTACCACAATTGCCAACTGCGGGCGTGGCTGGACCCAGGGCTCAGCCTTGTCCTCAGGGCTCTGTCTTTCCAGCTTGGCCCTCCTGTGTGGGGTCCATTTTCTGGCATTCAGCCACCCTCCTGGAAAGAGAGAGGCCCTTGTTTCCACTGGCTCTGGCAGGACAGTCCCAGGCCTGGCTTGGCTCCTGTGCTCTCTGCTGAACCAATCACCGAGGCCACAGGATTGAAATCCCTTGTTACCTGCCCTgggcttcacatccaattctggGGCCAGGGTCAGCCCAGAATTGGGGGTTCTCCACAGGAAGGGCTGCTGGACCAAcactattttgtgtattgaagcCAGCAGAGTTGTAAGGAGCATAGCCTTGGGGTCCAGGTTACCTTCAACCTGGCTTTATCTCCTACTAGCTGTGTTACTTTcatctccctgtgcttcagttttatcatctggGGATTTAACCATTATCATTTAACCATTGTGGGATTAAATGAGtcaaatgcttagaacagtgccggGCCTGTGGCTGAGTGCTATGTGAGTGTTAGCGATCACTGTGATTATTAGGACAGAAGGGTTCTGCGGAGCTATGTGCCAACGACAGACTTTCCCCGCTTGCTCCCAGCCTTCCTCTTTGCTGTTGGCAAATATGCCTGGCAACACATCTCTGCAGGTGGGACCCCAGACATCCAGGTGCTACTGCATCTGGGCGGAAGGTCAGGGCTGTGCGCTCAGGGCTGAGAAGTCCAACGTGGAGAGAAGTAGGTACACCCCAGTTCTGGCCAGAGTGAGGAAGGAAAGACCCAGAGACAGGCGCTGGGGGAAATGCCCTGTTTTACAGGCAAGAGGAAGCAATTCATGACACAGAGCCATGAGCAAGTGGGAGTGACCCGGCCCCACAAGGGCACATGGGCCACCatgttgaatggataaaaattGAACAACTATTGAATTATGGGGAGAGGTAGTTAGTTAGTAGGGACAGAAGGTGGTctgtaagaggaaaaagaatgtgCAGTCTTCAGGGTAACAGGGTGGCTGTATGCGGAGTACTTGCTGGTGTTGAGAATTGAGGCCCAACAAAATTATGAATTCACTCCAACAAAGCTGGCGCCTCCTCACCCCTTCTTGTTTATATGTTAGGGTTAACATCAACCATCAGTGTTTCTCTGTGATTACCAACCATCTTTTGGGGTGTGTGTCCTGCCACTGAGAGACTGGCCAGTAAGCAGAGGTTCTGCTTAAAGAAACATTTAGACTGGTCTAAGAGCCATGGGGTGGATGTAACATCCTAACACCTGAGCCCGGCAGGAGCATGGCTAAGGAAAGGCCAGTGACAAGTCCTGGCAGATGGCAGAGGAACACTGTGCCTTCCACCCACTGTGATGGGCCGCCCAATCCCCTACCAATGAAGGACGTGTTCCATTAGCTCAGTGCTGTCAGTGGACAACCTTCAGCACCAGCCCCTTTAGAGAgctgccttgcccaaggtcatgcctCCCAAGTGGCCCAGTTCAGTAACTGGTCTACACAGGAGTCTAAGGCCCCAATGTCCTAGGCCAGTGTGGGACAACTCTAGGACCAGAGTGCTGCCCATGGGGCTGACCAGAGTGATATGGGGTCCGCATCACAGGCTCCATTCCCCATCCACCCACTCTGGCTTCACTCTCCTGGCTCAGCACCTGCATCCTGGAGAACCCAACCTGTGGCCAGAGGCTGTTGTTTTTTCCCAtctgagatgtgtgtgtgtttgtgggaaaGGAGGGGACTCCAAGTTCAAAGACTGGAAAAAGtttaacaacttttaaaaagtatctttgttgTAAGAAAAGTTAGAAATGGGAGGCCACTTAGAGAAcggtaaaaagaaaaagttaaatctctgtcactgtttttatttgttttgtgagGACAATATTGTTGTTTAGACTATGGCCACTTGGCTAATTAGTTAAAAGTCAGCATGTACTGCAGTCAAGTTTATAGGGTTGTCTGGGTGAGGCAGATTCTTTCCAGAAACTAGTGTCTCCAGAAGAAAGAGATCATGGGTAAGAGCAGTCCCCTCAGCCAGGTGCGATAAAATGTGGAAGTAAACTGAGCtcttaagtatatatttaaatatttaaatgaaaaactggACCCTCTGGTCCTGGATCTTGAGCTTCCAGTCCCTAAGAATGGGAAGGCGCCCTCTGCTGGCAGGAGGGCACACTGCCCGCACCAGGAGGGCCCCAGACCGCATCTCAGCCGTGAGGACGCACACTTGAGGATCTGAGAAAATAGTTTCTCTAttcacaacacttctgacaccaaatgtatGGGTTTTCCACACCAAGCAATGCTCCAGTCTTCGCGAACACCACCTGGATCTCCTActattcaattctgacactagcTACCTGGAGTCAGCACAaaccccacaggttaagggctcactCCCACAAGACTGTCCAAATTTCAAGCAGTGGGTCCCCAGGTTACCCACACTTCTGTCCGACTTGGCTACAAATCAGGGGTTCCCATGACTCCCTCCTCAAGTTGGATAATTTGTTataacagctcacagaactcagggcaATAAACTCACAGTtgccagtttattataaaggatacagatgaagaggtacaaTGGTGAGGTCCAGAAAGAGCTGGAGCACAGGACCTTCTGTCTCTGCGGAGCTGGGATAGAACGCCCTCCTGGCACATGGATGCATTCACCAACCCACAAGCAAACTGCACCCCATTGTTTAGGGGGTTTATAAAAGTTTCATTATGTAGGCATGACTGATGAAATAAATCATAGGCCACTGGTCATTAACGCCATCTCCAGGCCCTCTCCTTGCCccagaggtgggagtggggcttaagttccaaccctctaatcccATGGTGGTTCCTCTGGTGACTTCCTCCAAGAGTCCCTTCCTAGTACAACTCAGGTATGGTTGAAAAGGgcttattatgaataacaaaagaggCTTCTCTCACCCCTACcattcaggaaattccaagggttttagaaactctgtgccaggagccaggggcagaaatcaatatatatttcttattatgtcaCAGGGGTTCAGAACATAACCCGAGATACCACCAGCTGAGCTGACTCAGGCTGGAAACGTCCCTAGGAAGCTTTTAGGAACAAGGGCAGGAGGGCAGAAGGGCAAACACCTTCCAACTGGAGTAGCTGCTGGAGCCTAACATCATGGCAATATTTGCATAACAGCGCTCCAAGACTCAGCTCCAGAAGGCCCAGAGTCCTCTAAGAAGGACCTGGCCATGGCAAAGGCCTTCAAGGGTAGGGCTTAGCCAAGGAGTCACTGGATGGGATGTATCCATTGAACCTGTACTATGGTCCTAGGTGAGGGCCaaatctccatttcttcatctataaaatacctCCCAGGGATGCTAGGGTCAAGAATgcatgaaagaaagagagagagagagaggaaggaaggaaacaagtaAGCATTTAACAGTAGGTGTGTAACAAATgtcagttttcttccttcctgagggTTTTCTGCATTGTCTATTATTGGTCAGAAGTCTCTTAACTGGAAATGACAAAACCCCACAGATTGATGGACTGGGCAGAAAAGGGCTGGGAAGGAACTGGCTTTGGAGACGCCTGGTGTCAGGGACTCAAAGCTGTCAGGATACCTCCATCGCTGTGTCCTCTACCTCCCATGGCAACTCTGCCTCTCTTCCAGGCTTCTGCTCCTTGTGGGGAATGTGGCTCCTGGAGGCTCAGGCCCACAGGCTTGCACTTCTAAGACCAAGAGGAAAGGTCTGTTTCCCTGCTCCAATCTGATAAATCCCAAGGGGAGGGACTCCGCTTGGCCTGGCCTAGATCACATGTTGGAAAGGCCTCCCTCGTCCAGTGTGCCTGGTACCTCTCCGAGCAGGCAGCTCTGAGCACCCTGAGCCACGCCCCTCTCAGAGAGGGTAAGGAGGGAGCCAGGCAACTTGTCCTCTCCTGGCTCCCCTGGGTCTCCCACTGTACATGGCATAGCCCTGTATCTGAAGGCTCCCCAGTAGACAGAAGGTCATCTTTCAAACAAAACCAGGCCAAGACTCCAGATGAGGTTGGATGTTTGCACAAGGCCACACAGAGCCCAATCCTAGGGCTCTAAGCCCTGGGGAGTGTCCACCACCACATGCATAAGCTTGTCTGTGAATATTCTGCCTACAGTCAGAACTTTCCCTTAACAATGTGCCTTGGAAAGATCTGAGGCATTCTGAAGTGTTCTCCCTTCAATTCCACAGACTGAAAATTATTCCTTTGGATCTCTGAATTTTAAACATTGATCAATGAGAAAATAGGATTCACCTAAACACCTGGTTATGTTTCTGATCACCTGTATTGTATTAGTGCTTGTCAAAAGCAGTTTTTGATGAGGAGAAACACCTCCTACAGACGGCCTCCACCACCCTGAACGTGAATAAAGACAACTGAGGTCCTCTAGCTAGAAGTAGTAGTTACGATTACCCTTGGCCAAAGATGGGTGGGGAAGGGCCTGGTGGCAGGTGGCTGCGGGCCCCTGAATGATTCTGGGTGTTGGGATGCAGCTATggtgtaaaacagagatgggcAGGGAGATGCAGCAGCCTCAGAACACCCATGCCAGAAACTTTGCTAAGTGGTCAGgtaggcccctccctccccacgccCACCACCCAGGGGTGGCTTTGCCAAACCACACCCGGCACGACATGCATAGAGGTGAATGTCACAGCACAGACGCCAGGGGAAGGCGCAGGAGTGGAGGAGGAACCAGGGATCGGAGCAGAGTGGCGTGAGCAGGGCCCACTGTCTCCTCCCCCAAGGCAGGTGGCCAAGCAGGGCTGAGATGTCCTGGGCGActggaagggaggggagtggaaACGCCCCACGCTGCCACCTGCTCCTTGTAACCAGAGCAGGAGCCCAGGTTGAGGCCTGGTGAGAAACGAGACTGGAACTGAAAAGGGACAGTCAGATGGGTGACGGTGAACAAAGGCCTCTCTCTGGGAGAGAAATCCTGGCTGGCTGCGGGGCGCGCTTAGGCCACCCCGGGGCCCTCGCCAGCCAGTCCGAGGCCAGGCAGCGCCGTTTCCTCCGCCGAGGCTGGTCCCCTTCCGTCGCGGGGAGGAGCTGTTCCGGGATCGGGGCCGCCGCTCCGGGGCGGAACAGAGGGCGCGGCCTGGCGGGAGAGGGGCGACGGGGACGGCGTGGCCGGGCGGGGGCATCCTCCGCCCTGCCCAGTCCGGCAGTCTCCTCGGCGACGGCGACCTCACCGCGGAGGCGGGGAGAGCTGGAGGGAGAGTCTCTGCCGGTTGCTACGCAACGGCCCGGTGACGTCAGGCGATTGAGTTTGGTTCCCAAGGTAACTGGCCGGGCAGCTGGGCCGGGAACTATTTGTGTCTGTCCCCAGAGGGTCTGCGGAGCCTCCGGGGTCTGGCGCAGCTGAGGAAATGCGCTCTTGGCCCGGGGGCAGGCGGGGGACGGAACACAGAGGCCCTTTCAGCCCTCGGAGGCCCGTGACCCAGGCGGGGCGGGGTCTGCGCCCAAAGCAGGacgcccctcctcctctccctgccgcCCCGGTTTTCTCCCCACTCCTGCTGGGGAGGCCCCTGGACCTCCAGGCTTTGTCCTACTTGTAAACGGTCTCCTGGGTAAGCTCCTGGAAGAAAAGCGCTTCTGTTTGTAGCAGGCCGGCCCGCACAGTCACCCTCactagcacacagtaggctctCATGGGACTCTGAGCACGGCCTTCCCATGGGACTGTGGACATTTGCTGCCCTTTCGGAGCTGCGAGACGCCTCCAGCACTCAGAACCCCTTGTCAGGTTCTCATCTCCAGAGCCTACGTACCTGTCCTCCCTGCCTGGTGAGCAGATCGGCTTTATAATTTGGAGGCCACAATGCAAAAATAAGATGAGAGGCCTCTTGCTCAGAAATGACTGCAGGACAAGGTAGGGAACAGGCCTCAGTCCTGCCCACTGAGAGTAAACTGCAAGAGACCAAAAGTGACAAGTACTTGTGTAAACAAACTGAGGCAGGTGGCATCagtcacagaggagagaggataaTGTTCGAACCAGGAGTGGAATAAGGTGAGGGACAAGACACAACAGGAGCAGGAAGAACATCAGGTGTGCAAAGACACAGCAATGACCTAAATTTGGGCCTGAGTGCTGGCCCCGGCCCGCCTGGGGGACCGCTCAGGACTCGGCACTGTAACTGGGTCTCAGGACTTAAGGGAGGCGGTCTATCCAGGCCTCTCAGGCTCCTCCTTCCTAATGGCACCTGTCACAACAGGGTTACATCCATGCCTCTCACAATCTGGCTCCCTGGAGCCTCCCCTTGCCCAATGGCTGGACTGGGGACACAGATATCTGAACCCAGGCCACAGAGAATGGGCCCAGCATTGACATCCCAGACCAGCTGTTGGCCCAGGAGCCACGGCGTGCTTCTGCTCTGCCTGTCCTACCCAACCAAGGCATCTGCCCCATCCCTGTG includes these proteins:
- the TEX44 gene encoding testis-expressed protein 44, which codes for MTTVPSGEARATSTPTHGDSKSTDIPTVGSQSPVPLLADVPAALSTAALAEQQDVDQASIKPATLEDKSGSGDKDKHEAAAGHGQEPKEATTLLDHPAPDALQTSMGLQDSVQNGPGQDSRMTQGPQVFQQDSLIKEETPQTAGVPGRGQELAPSTPSAQVQSPQNVEAQPVLSTADANSQPDTRASDTAEAVEKPEDLEALNPDTYALPSAPTLPGPRRVALGRRPTDYEASENNYMRSMTSLLGGGEGSFSSLADILVWSETTMSMATGILASGRGSMTDLLHTTGPGLHSVSSILGSASSAFSSGLAEGTISALRTVTHILESVERRTMEGIRSAVRYLTSHLTPSQAQASPNLN